ATAAATTTAAGTTTTCAAGTTTTTGGCCAAGCATTGCATACAGCGCCAATCGTTTTAGTTAATCATGCCTTGACAGGGAATTCACAAGTTATTGGGAAAACCGGTTGGTGGAATGATTTAATTGGTGAAAACAAAACTATAGATACTCGTAAATATACCATTTTAGCGTTTAATGTTCCCGGAAATGGATTTGATGGTTTTCTACTAGAAAATTATTCAGATTTTACAACCAGAGATATTGCTCGAATTTTTATTGACGGAATCAAATGCCTTCGTATTAGACAATTGTATGCCATTATCGGAGGGTCAATTGGTGGAGGAATTGCATGGGAAATGGCAGCATTGGAACCAAGAGTTACCCAACATTTAATCCCAATTGCAACGGATTGGAAAGCGACAGACTGGTTAATTGCCAATTGTTTTTTGCAAGAGCAGATTCTGAATAATTCAAATAATCCTATTGAGGATGCGCGAATTCATGCCATGTTGTGCTACAGAACGCCAGAATCATTCAAGTTTAAATTTCAAAGAACGACTAATGAAGAACTGGCAGTTTTTAATGTAGAAAGCTGGCTGGGACATCACGGAAGTAAATTGCAGAAACGCTTTCAACTTTCATCATATCGATTGATGAATCAGTTGTTGAAAACGATAGATATTACAAGAAATAAAGGCTCTTTTGAAGAAGTAGCTTCTAAAATTGAAGCAGATATTCATATTATAGGAATCGATTC
Above is a window of Flavobacterium sp. 123 DNA encoding:
- a CDS encoding alpha/beta fold hydrolase; the protein is MENKPTHIALQNFTTERGAFYASINLSFQVFGQALHTAPIVLVNHALTGNSQVIGKTGWWNDLIGENKTIDTRKYTILAFNVPGNGFDGFLLENYSDFTTRDIARIFIDGIKCLRIRQLYAIIGGSIGGGIAWEMAALEPRVTQHLIPIATDWKATDWLIANCFLQEQILNNSNNPIEDARIHAMLCYRTPESFKFKFQRTTNEELAVFNVESWLGHHGSKLQKRFQLSSYRLMNQLLKTIDITRNKGSFEEVASKIEADIHIIGIDSDLFFTAEENRATYEELKKYKENVSYQEIVSIHGHDAFLIEYEQLDNLLASIF